The nucleotide sequence TAACCCAGCGCCTTCGCCAGAGCCCTGGCGAGCGAACTCTTGCCGGCGCCGGCGGGCCCGTCCACGGCAATCCACTCTCTACGGCATCCCGTGCGGGATGGATGGCTCGTCACGCCGGTTGTTCGACCACCCGGGCATTTCCCGGGCGAGCCAGTCGATCCATAGCGGCCGCAAACCCCGGAAAGGAAGTCTCGATGCACTCGGTGCCCTTCACCACCGACGGCCGCTTTCCTGCCAGTGCGGCCACCACGAGAGCCATCGCCAGGCGGTGATCCCCGTGGGACCAAGCCTCCCCACCCAGGGCCCTCTGCGGCCCCGAAATGCCAAGACCGTCCGGGAAGGTCTCGACGGAGAAGCCCAACTGCCGCAGCTCGTGGGCCAGAGCGTCGATCCGATCGGACTCCTTGTAGCGCAGCTCGGCTGCGTCCCGGATCTGCGACGTCCCCCGGGCATGGAGCGCCGCCACCGCCAGCACCGGGAGTTCGTCGATGAGCAGCGGCACGCGCCGGCCCTCGATGCGAACCGCTCGCAGTTCGCTGGGGCCCCGCACGGTCACGTCTCCGGCCGGCTCCGGGCCCCGCTCCGGAGCGGGGCGCACGTCCACCTCGGCACCCATCTCCTCCAGGACCCGGAGCACCTCGATGCGGGTCGGGTTGAGCCCCACTTCGGGGGTACGGACCTCGGATCCGGGCAGGATGGCCGCAGCTACCCAGAAAAAGGCCGCCGACGACGGGTCTCCCGGCACCGTGACCGTGCGTCCCCGCAACCGCTGGGGCCCCTGGAGCTCTGCCCACCCCTCCCCGCGGCGAAGCTCGGCCCCGAAGAAGGCCAGCATCCTTTCCGTATGGTCGCGGCTTTGCGCCGGCTCCTCGACCCGGGTGAGGCCCCTGGCCTGGAGCCCCGCCAGGAGGATGGCCGACTTGACCTGAGCGCTCGCCACGGAGGTGCGCCACACGATGCCCGAGAGCGCACCCCCCGTGATCGCCAGCGGGGCGAGCCCCCCTCGCCGCGCCATGATGCGCGCGCCCATCCGCTCCAACGGCTCGATGACGCGCCCCATCGGCCGGCGGCGCAAGGAGGCATCCCCCGTCGCCACCCAGAAGATCGGGTGCGGCGCCGCCAGCCCGGCGAGCAGGCGCAAGGTCGTGCCGGAATTGCCCGCGTCGAGCACGTGGTCGGGCTCATCGAAGCCAGCGCCCGCGCCGGAGGATCCGGGGCGTCCCTTGATGATCACGGTGCCGTCCTTCGGCCCTGCCACCTCGACTCCCAATGCCCGCAGGCAGTCGAGCGTCGCCAGGGTGTCGAGCGCGGTCAGAAAAGAGCGGACGACGGTGGTGCCCTCGGCGATCGCACCCAGCATCGCCGCCCGGTGCGACAGCGACTTGTCCGGCGGTACGAAGGCCGTTCCCCGCACGCCCTGCCCCGGCGTGACCTGAATGAGGCGGCTTCCGCTCTCCGCGGCCGAGCCCTGGTCCTTCACCGTGGCCATGCCTGCAACCCTCGCCTGCGCAACACCTGCACGGCCTGCAACATCGCGGCTTCGGAGACGAAACCCACCCGCAGCGTACCGGCCTCCCCTTCTCGGACTCGCAGAATCTCGATGTCGGCGATGTTGAGCCCCTCCTCCGCCAGGGCGCCGGCCACGGAGGCAATGGCCCCGGGGCGGTCGGCCAGGCGGACCACCAGATCCCAGATGGGCCGGCCGTACCCCTTGGCCGGCAGCCGGAAGGCTTGCCGCAACGCCCGCGCCCGCTGCAGCAAGGATTGCACGGCCTCGCCGTCGCCGGTGGCCACGGCCCGTTCGATCCGGTCGAGGGCGTCGCGGAAGGCCCGCAGCGCTTCGACGAGCCGCGCCCGGTTCATCATCAGGATGGGTTTCCAGACGTCCTCGTGACCCATCGCAAGGCGCGTGACGTCCCGGAACCCCGTCGCCGCCAGCTGCAGCACCGGCACGCCGTCACGCGCGCACGCCTCGGCGGCGAGCACCAGGCCCACCGCGGCCACGTGGGGCAGGTGGCTGGCGGCGGCCACCGCGGCGTCGTGTTCCTCCGGCGACAGCGTGACGACCTGCGCGCCGGCCGCCTCGGCCATCTCCCGCACGCGCTGGACCGCGGCCGGCGGGGAGGAGGCGACCGGGGTGAGCACGTACACGGCGTTTTGGAAGAGGAACGGGTCGGCCGCGACGAGGCCGGCCCGCTCCGATCCCGCCATCGGGTGGCCCCCGACGAACGCCTGGCCCCCGGGAGTCTTGCCGGCGAGCGCTTCGACGATGGGGCCTTTGATGGATGCCACGTCGGTGAGCACGGCGGACGGGGGCGCGTGGGACGATGCTTCCCGGACCGTCCCCGCCACCTCTTCGGCGGGGACCGCAGCGACCACCAGGTCGGCTCCGGCTACCGCCTCCCGGATGGAAGCCGCCGCAACGTCCGCGGCGCCCATCTGGACCGCTTCGCCGGCCCGTCCCGCCTCCCGGTCGAACGCGTGCACGACGTAGCGGCCGCACCCGGGCAGCATGCGCAACGCCATCCCGAGCGATCCTCCGATGAGACCGCAGCCGATGACGGCCACGTGCAGAGGCGCCACCGCCCGCCACCGCCTCAAAGCGTGCGCCCGATGGCGCCGGCGATGGGTGCGAGCTCCGCCATCATGCTCCGGAAGGCGTCCAGCGTCAGGGATTGAGCGCCGTCCGACAGGGCCCTCTCGGGGGCCGGGTGCACCTCCACCATCACCCCGTCCGCTCCCGCTGCCACACCCGCCCGCGCCATGGGCACCACGTACGCCGAACGCCCGGTGCCGTGGCTCGGATCCACGATGACCGGCAAGTGGCTCAGCTCGTGGACCACCGCCACGGCGCTCAGGTCCAGGGTGTTGCGGGTGGCCGTCTCGAAGGTGCGGATCCCCCGCTCGCACAGCACCACCTGGGAATTGCCCGAGGAAAGCACGTACTCGGCCGCCATGAGCCACTCCTCGATGGTGGCGGCCATGCCCCGCTTGAGCAGCACCGGGCGCCCACAGCGCCCGACCTCCTTGAGGAGGGCGAAGTTTTGCATGTTGCGGGCCCCGATCTGGAGCATGTCGGCGTGCTCGGCCACCTGGTCCACGTCTTTGGGGTTGAGCACCTCCGTGACAACCGGGATGGAGAGCCGGCGGCGCACCTCCGCCAGTATCTCGAGCCCGGCCTCGGCCAGGCCCTGGAAGCTGTACGGGGAGGTCCTGGGCTTGTAGGCCCCGCCCCGCAGGATGGAGGCCCCCGCCGCCTGGACCTCCCGGGCCACCTGGTCGAGCTGCTCTTCGCTCTCGATCGCGCAGGGGCCGGCGATGACCACGACCCGAGGTCCCCCGATGACGGCCGGGGTCACGCCGTCGACGCCCACCCGCACCTGCGTGGCGTACGGCTGGAACTCCCTGGCAGCCAGCTTGAAGGGGCGCAGGATCGGCACGACCCGCTCGACGCCGGCCATCGCCTCGATCTGGGAGACGTGCTCGGGCCGCCGGTCCCCGATGACGCCCACGATGGTGCGTTCGGTACCTCGGGAGATGTGGGTCTTGAAACCCAGCGTGTGGAGCTTGTCCACGATGGCCTCCAGCTGGTCGGCCGTCGCGTCCGGTCGCAGCACGATGATCACAGGCCTTCCTGCCCCCCGTCGCTCACAGCATCGTAGCCATCCGGTCGCGCCCAGTCCGGGCGCAGTACCCGAGCACCTTCGAGGTAGACGTGGCGGACGGGACGCTCCTCGTCGA is from Limnochorda sp. L945t and encodes:
- the aroA gene encoding 3-phosphoshikimate 1-carboxyvinyltransferase, coding for MATVKDQGSAAESGSRLIQVTPGQGVRGTAFVPPDKSLSHRAAMLGAIAEGTTVVRSFLTALDTLATLDCLRALGVEVAGPKDGTVIIKGRPGSSGAGAGFDEPDHVLDAGNSGTTLRLLAGLAAPHPIFWVATGDASLRRRPMGRVIEPLERMGARIMARRGGLAPLAITGGALSGIVWRTSVASAQVKSAILLAGLQARGLTRVEEPAQSRDHTERMLAFFGAELRRGEGWAELQGPQRLRGRTVTVPGDPSSAAFFWVAAAILPGSEVRTPEVGLNPTRIEVLRVLEEMGAEVDVRPAPERGPEPAGDVTVRGPSELRAVRIEGRRVPLLIDELPVLAVAALHARGTSQIRDAAELRYKESDRIDALAHELRQLGFSVETFPDGLGISGPQRALGGEAWSHGDHRLAMALVVAALAGKRPSVVKGTECIETSFPGFAAAMDRLARPGNARVVEQPA
- a CDS encoding prephenate dehydrogenase/arogenate dehydrogenase family protein, whose product is MAPLHVAVIGCGLIGGSLGMALRMLPGCGRYVVHAFDREAGRAGEAVQMGAADVAAASIREAVAGADLVVAAVPAEEVAGTVREASSHAPPSAVLTDVASIKGPIVEALAGKTPGGQAFVGGHPMAGSERAGLVAADPFLFQNAVYVLTPVASSPPAAVQRVREMAEAAGAQVVTLSPEEHDAAVAAASHLPHVAAVGLVLAAEACARDGVPVLQLAATGFRDVTRLAMGHEDVWKPILMMNRARLVEALRAFRDALDRIERAVATGDGEAVQSLLQRARALRQAFRLPAKGYGRPIWDLVVRLADRPGAIASVAGALAEEGLNIADIEILRVREGEAGTLRVGFVSEAAMLQAVQVLRRRGLQAWPR
- the aroF gene encoding 3-deoxy-7-phosphoheptulonate synthase, encoding MIIVLRPDATADQLEAIVDKLHTLGFKTHISRGTERTIVGVIGDRRPEHVSQIEAMAGVERVVPILRPFKLAAREFQPYATQVRVGVDGVTPAVIGGPRVVVIAGPCAIESEEQLDQVAREVQAAGASILRGGAYKPRTSPYSFQGLAEAGLEILAEVRRRLSIPVVTEVLNPKDVDQVAEHADMLQIGARNMQNFALLKEVGRCGRPVLLKRGMAATIEEWLMAAEYVLSSGNSQVVLCERGIRTFETATRNTLDLSAVAVVHELSHLPVIVDPSHGTGRSAYVVPMARAGVAAGADGVMVEVHPAPERALSDGAQSLTLDAFRSMMAELAPIAGAIGRTL